Proteins encoded together in one Prochlorococcus marinus str. MIT 9211 window:
- the rpsR gene encoding 30S ribosomal protein S18 yields the protein MPSSVFKKKLSPIKPGDPIDYKDVETLKKFITERGKILPRRLTGLTAQQQRDLTVAVKRARIIALLPFVNPEG from the coding sequence ATGCCAAGTTCAGTTTTTAAAAAAAAGCTTTCACCAATCAAGCCTGGTGACCCTATTGACTATAAGGATGTTGAAACACTCAAAAAGTTTATTACCGAGCGCGGGAAGATCCTTCCAAGACGTCTTACAGGCTTGACTGCCCAACAACAGCGTGATCTTACAGTCGCTGTTAAGAGAGCTAGAATAATAGCTTTGCTTCCTTTCGTTAACCCTGAGGGGTGA
- a CDS encoding ribonuclease catalytic domain-containing protein: MTNVYSEVVNKDYIQSILNSSVNLSSTDYKDLTHLKTYTIDDIDSAEIDDGVSIEYLDNSTKIWVHIASPAEYLSFEDPIDIEASLKAATCYLPESPEYMLPNDLVTKLLSLKPGRISAALSVSAEINSAGEIVSSNLYRTIIKPTIALTYEDADDILDLQPFEEKELIDLSILMGNRRSYRVSKGSINIEEEEGIFYFQDNVIKHKIKDVTRLRKLVSESMILFGYILADFSKTNKICIPFRVQNQQNISINTSKANNYIDKHICNFLIKNQLSKSYISLTPEAHTSLGLPAYVQATSPLRRYIDLLTHYQILNYLKGINQISEDLVLERIDLFNLRHKQVIQRFRSAKRQLCLNWLDQSEYKDWESVFLKWLNPSKNLALIYIPKLRIDLSCNFINSNNPTLGSRIVVSIKSIDTQKDSIMLKVL, encoded by the coding sequence ATGACCAATGTATATAGTGAAGTAGTAAATAAAGACTATATACAATCAATCTTAAACTCATCAGTTAATTTATCTAGTACAGATTATAAGGACCTAACTCACCTTAAAACCTATACTATTGATGATATAGATTCAGCAGAAATAGACGACGGAGTATCCATAGAGTATCTAGATAATTCAACTAAAATCTGGGTTCATATAGCTAGTCCAGCAGAATATCTTAGTTTTGAAGATCCAATAGATATAGAAGCATCGCTAAAAGCAGCAACATGTTATTTGCCAGAATCTCCGGAATATATGTTGCCTAATGATTTAGTTACAAAATTGCTAAGTCTTAAACCAGGTAGAATTAGTGCTGCATTAAGTGTCAGTGCTGAGATTAATTCTGCAGGTGAAATTGTATCTTCAAATTTATACAGGACAATTATAAAACCCACTATAGCCTTAACTTATGAAGATGCTGATGATATTTTAGACTTACAGCCTTTTGAAGAAAAGGAATTAATAGATCTAAGTATACTAATGGGAAATAGACGTAGCTATAGGGTTAGTAAAGGTTCAATAAATATAGAAGAAGAAGAAGGTATTTTTTATTTTCAGGATAATGTTATAAAGCATAAAATTAAGGATGTTACAAGATTAAGAAAACTTGTTAGTGAATCAATGATTTTATTTGGTTATATATTGGCTGATTTTTCAAAGACTAATAAAATATGCATCCCATTCAGAGTCCAGAATCAACAAAATATAAGCATAAATACCAGTAAAGCCAATAACTATATAGATAAGCACATTTGTAATTTTCTAATTAAGAACCAATTGTCTAAGTCCTACATAAGTCTCACCCCTGAAGCACATACTAGTCTTGGCTTACCTGCTTATGTACAAGCCACATCTCCTTTAAGGAGGTACATTGATCTTCTTACACATTATCAAATACTTAATTACCTTAAAGGCATTAATCAAATATCTGAGGATTTAGTATTAGAGAGAATAGATTTATTTAATTTAAGACATAAGCAAGTTATTCAACGCTTTCGTTCAGCTAAAAGACAATTATGCCTTAATTGGCTTGATCAATCAGAATATAAAGATTGGGAATCTGTTTTCTTAAAGTGGTTAAACCCTTCTAAAAATTTAGCCCTAATATATATTCCTAAGTTAAGAATTGACCTCAGTTGCAACTTCATTAATTCAAATAACCCAACATTAGGAAGTCGTATAGTTGTTTCAATTAAATCTATTGATACTCAAAAAGATTCTATTATGCTCAAGGTTTTATAG
- the metG gene encoding methionine--tRNA ligase — MNITITTPLYYVNDKPHLGSTYTTIACDAYSRFQRLQGNTVEFVTGVDEHGQKIQRTAQSHQITPQVHCDKISLNYKELWKKWDITYTSFIRTTSPSHQELVNQFFDKVVKSGDILLGNQQGWYCVGCEEYKDDPPDSKSPCCPIHLKPLEWRDEENLFFALSKYQSKIESLVAQPSFIQPLSRRNEILNFVSKGLRDFSISRKNVEWGIPVPGYKGHTFYVWFDALLGYLSSLLPMQNKINLADLSHYGWPASVHVIGKDILRFHAIYWPAMLMSAGLELPKKVFGHGFLTREGQKMGKSLGNILDPELLLEQYGKDPIRWYLLSDIRFGQDGDFQQKRFQDLVNNDLANTIGNLLNRTSTMSRKWFDNGTPDFDINLEDSNLKLLAQESITSSLLAYEEFDFKTVCETVIKLATESNVYLNNTQPWTLIKEPSNKELVGYYLYNVLESCRIIGLLLLPIIPDTGSSILNQLGYTEQIDNWSDHIKWGVLSKGSILPKPTPISKKIEE, encoded by the coding sequence ATGAATATAACCATAACGACACCATTATATTATGTTAATGACAAGCCCCACTTAGGAAGTACATACACAACTATTGCTTGTGATGCCTATTCTCGCTTCCAACGCCTTCAAGGAAATACAGTTGAATTTGTTACTGGAGTCGATGAACATGGCCAGAAAATTCAACGTACAGCTCAATCTCATCAAATCACTCCACAAGTTCACTGCGATAAAATATCATTAAACTATAAGGAATTGTGGAAAAAATGGGATATTACTTATACAAGTTTCATTCGTACGACTTCTCCCAGCCATCAAGAGTTGGTTAATCAATTTTTCGACAAAGTAGTTAAATCTGGTGATATTTTATTAGGTAACCAACAAGGTTGGTATTGTGTAGGATGTGAGGAGTATAAAGATGATCCTCCTGATTCTAAATCTCCCTGTTGCCCTATTCATTTAAAGCCACTTGAGTGGCGTGATGAAGAGAATTTATTCTTTGCACTTTCAAAGTATCAATCAAAAATAGAATCCCTAGTAGCGCAACCTTCTTTTATACAACCTCTATCCCGAAGAAATGAAATTCTTAATTTTGTTTCTAAAGGCTTACGTGATTTTTCAATATCTAGGAAAAATGTTGAATGGGGCATACCTGTACCAGGATATAAAGGCCATACTTTTTATGTCTGGTTTGATGCTCTGCTTGGTTATTTAAGTTCACTACTTCCTATGCAAAATAAAATTAACCTTGCAGATTTAAGCCACTATGGTTGGCCAGCAAGCGTCCATGTTATTGGAAAGGATATCCTTCGATTTCACGCTATTTATTGGCCTGCAATGCTTATGTCTGCAGGTTTAGAACTACCTAAAAAAGTCTTTGGTCATGGATTTTTAACAAGGGAAGGGCAGAAAATGGGTAAATCCTTAGGTAATATACTGGATCCAGAATTGCTTCTTGAACAGTATGGAAAAGATCCTATTAGATGGTATTTATTAAGTGACATAAGGTTTGGTCAGGATGGTGATTTTCAACAAAAAAGATTTCAGGACCTTGTTAATAATGATTTGGCAAATACTATTGGGAATCTTTTAAACCGTACCTCTACAATGTCTAGAAAGTGGTTTGATAATGGAACACCTGATTTCGACATTAATCTAGAAGATTCTAACCTTAAGTTACTAGCTCAAGAGTCAATAACTTCTTCATTGCTCGCCTATGAGGAATTTGATTTTAAAACAGTCTGTGAGACAGTTATAAAGTTGGCAACAGAATCAAATGTCTACTTAAACAATACTCAACCATGGACTTTAATCAAAGAGCCTTCTAATAAAGAACTAGTAGGATATTATTTATATAATGTTCTTGAGTCTTGTCGAATTATTGGATTGCTTTTGCTCCCTATAATCCCTGATACTGGTAGTTCTATATTAAATCAGTTAGGATATACAGAACAAATAGATAATTGGTCTGACCATATTAAGTGGGGAGTATTATCAAAAGGTTCTATTCTTCCTAAGCCTACTCCAATTTCCAAAAAAATAGAGGAATAG
- the lptC gene encoding LPS export ABC transporter periplasmic protein LptC, translated as MLKSFSKKYILKFSALIFIFFSIASCTHSSQDSNDYLYSINKFNLNQSDAEGNKLFDLTSPSAIIDNVNKQIETSTANIIIYNSKKPLYNIKSNSSKINDNGKIMYLDGNVKLQNIENKNIFIKSTKVEWHTQKSSINFLGDVFGNFNTTSIRSKRATYNLNLERITFYDIYDFNIISDNSRKKIFKVYASSAIWDGKSGTFEFFTNDQPVKSQVFIPI; from the coding sequence ATGTTAAAAAGCTTTTCCAAAAAATATATTTTAAAGTTTTCTGCTTTAATATTTATATTTTTTTCTATTGCATCTTGTACACATAGCTCTCAAGACTCTAACGATTACCTATATTCCATCAATAAGTTTAATTTAAATCAGTCAGATGCAGAAGGCAATAAATTATTTGACCTGACAAGCCCTAGTGCAATTATTGACAATGTTAATAAGCAAATAGAAACTTCGACAGCCAACATCATAATTTATAATTCAAAAAAGCCATTATATAATATCAAATCAAATAGCTCTAAGATTAATGACAATGGAAAAATTATGTACCTTGATGGAAATGTCAAACTCCAAAATATAGAAAACAAAAATATATTTATCAAATCTACTAAAGTTGAATGGCATACGCAGAAATCTTCAATCAATTTTTTAGGAGATGTTTTCGGTAATTTCAATACAACATCTATTCGTTCGAAAAGGGCAACTTATAATCTAAATCTAGAAAGAATAACATTTTATGATATTTATGACTTTAATATCATATCCGACAATTCGAGAAAAAAGATATTCAAAGTTTATGCTTCATCAGCTATTTGGGATGGTAAGTCTGGTACATTCGAATTTTTCACCAACGATCAACCAGTCAAAAGCCAAGTTTTTATCCCTATTTAA
- a CDS encoding cofactor assembly of complex C subunit B — protein sequence MPMILVLIVGILFSLLTIINYITTTEITPALERSEILSALSSVLIILIYLLSKGVSSKKEERSDLSSNEGFYLKETINSANKFELAWGSQMILTATAASTVLVYWDGETILRRGLITQDKFEPKEVCLRAKSKGSLISLVNTKFYPGKTEFDPIVKDLPAVIIVPLLDNGYLVVGGWSARCFTKSDEKWITGWSDRLTKCLIDNKIK from the coding sequence ATGCCAATGATACTCGTTCTAATAGTCGGGATCCTATTCTCCTTACTTACAATAATAAATTACATTACTACGACTGAGATAACGCCAGCGCTAGAAAGATCTGAAATTCTATCCGCATTGTCATCTGTGTTAATAATATTGATTTATCTATTATCCAAAGGCGTAAGTAGTAAAAAGGAAGAAAGAAGCGACCTATCTTCTAATGAAGGCTTCTACCTTAAAGAGACAATAAATTCGGCAAATAAATTCGAGTTAGCATGGGGAAGTCAAATGATACTAACTGCAACAGCAGCTTCTACAGTACTCGTTTATTGGGATGGTGAAACTATCCTAAGAAGAGGTTTAATAACACAAGACAAGTTTGAGCCTAAAGAAGTTTGCTTAAGGGCAAAGTCAAAAGGGTCACTAATATCTCTTGTAAACACAAAGTTCTACCCTGGAAAAACAGAATTTGATCCAATTGTCAAAGACCTCCCAGCGGTAATAATTGTGCCACTGTTAGACAATGGTTATCTTGTAGTTGGAGGATGGAGTGCCAGATGCTTTACGAAATCGGATGAGAAATGGATTACTGGTTGGAGCGATAGACTTACTAAATGCTTAATTGATAATAAAATTAAATAG
- a CDS encoding bifunctional adenosylcobinamide kinase/adenosylcobinamide-phosphate guanylyltransferase produces the protein MASLQQSRLTLVSGPVKSGKSKWAEQILQDYSNVTYVATLFSDKEDINWLDRISKHKQRRPSSWKLIENIIDLNSLFAGISSNEPILIDSLGGIILKYLNYNDYEWTAIESQFLRLVQTFTNHIVLVIEEVGWGISPPTIEANLFRDRLGELVHKLEYIAHDSWLVLHGRAINLTDIGSTILL, from the coding sequence GTGGCATCTCTACAGCAGAGTAGACTTACATTAGTTTCAGGTCCAGTTAAAAGTGGCAAGAGCAAATGGGCTGAACAAATCCTTCAAGACTATTCTAATGTCACATATGTAGCAACACTATTTTCAGATAAAGAAGATATAAACTGGCTAGATAGAATATCTAAACATAAGCAAAGAAGACCATCCTCTTGGAAACTAATTGAAAATATTATTGATCTTAACTCTCTTTTTGCAGGTATATCATCCAATGAACCAATTCTCATTGATTCTTTAGGGGGCATTATTTTAAAATATTTAAATTATAATGACTATGAATGGACAGCGATAGAAAGTCAATTTTTACGCCTAGTTCAAACCTTTACAAATCATATAGTTCTAGTTATAGAAGAGGTTGGTTGGGGAATTTCTCCTCCCACTATCGAAGCAAATTTATTTAGAGATAGGCTTGGAGAACTCGTACATAAGTTGGAGTATATAGCTCATGATAGTTGGCTAGTTCTTCATGGAAGAGCTATTAACTTAACCGATATCGGATCAACTATCCTTTTATGA
- a CDS encoding tRNA (cytidine(34)-2'-O)-methyltransferase — protein MNVKPHHLKVALFEPRIPQNTGNIGRTCAAFQIPLHLIKPLGFSLDSKLLKRAGLDYWDFIDLTTHENFSAFKIHISDKRLIGFSKKDGIPLNKITFKPEDVLLFGREDTGLPEDIREACDLMVSIPMPGKADSDGSNGVRSLNLSSACAIASYSALVDQLS, from the coding sequence ATGAATGTTAAGCCTCACCATTTAAAAGTTGCATTGTTTGAGCCTAGAATCCCTCAAAATACTGGTAATATTGGGCGAACATGTGCAGCATTTCAAATACCACTGCATCTTATCAAGCCTCTTGGATTTTCTTTAGATAGCAAACTTTTGAAAAGAGCTGGACTAGATTATTGGGATTTTATTGATTTAACAACACATGAGAATTTTTCTGCTTTTAAAATACATATCTCAGATAAACGGCTTATTGGATTTAGTAAAAAAGATGGTATCCCATTGAATAAAATAACTTTTAAACCTGAGGATGTTTTGCTTTTCGGAAGAGAGGATACTGGCCTGCCCGAAGATATAAGAGAAGCCTGTGATTTAATGGTTTCCATTCCTATGCCTGGCAAGGCAGATTCGGATGGAAGTAATGGGGTTAGAAGCCTTAATCTCTCTTCTGCATGTGCAATAGCTTCTTATTCAGCGCTTGTTGACCAGTTAAGTTAG
- a CDS encoding peroxiredoxin yields MMTNECIRVGQKAPDFTATAVIDQEFKEISLSNYRGKYVVLFFYPLDFTFVCPTEITAFSDRYSEFSSKNTEVLGVSVDSQFSHLAWIQTQRNDGGIGDINYPLVADLKKEISLAYNVLDDAEGVALRGLYIIDPDGVIMHATINNLPVGRNVDETLRVLQAFQYVQANPDEVCPANWTPGEKTMKPDPEGSKEYFSSL; encoded by the coding sequence ATGATGACGAACGAATGTATCCGTGTTGGCCAGAAAGCTCCTGATTTTACTGCTACTGCAGTGATAGACCAGGAATTCAAGGAAATATCACTTTCAAATTACAGAGGTAAATATGTTGTGCTTTTCTTTTACCCTCTAGATTTTACTTTTGTATGTCCAACTGAAATTACCGCTTTTAGCGATAGATACTCCGAATTTTCAAGTAAGAACACTGAGGTCTTAGGGGTATCTGTAGACAGTCAATTTAGCCACCTTGCCTGGATTCAAACTCAAAGAAATGATGGAGGCATTGGCGATATCAATTATCCCTTGGTTGCCGATTTAAAGAAAGAGATTTCATTGGCTTATAACGTTCTCGACGATGCAGAGGGTGTTGCTTTAAGAGGTCTTTATATCATCGATCCAGATGGTGTGATCATGCACGCTACTATTAACAACCTACCTGTAGGAAGAAATGTTGATGAGACCTTGAGAGTTCTTCAAGCATTTCAATATGTTCAAGCCAACCCAGACGAGGTATGTCCTGCCAATTGGACTCCAGGGGAAAAGACAATGAAGCCAGATCCAGAAGGGAGCAAGGAGTATTTCTCAAGTCTATAA
- the ftsH gene encoding ATP-dependent zinc metalloprotease FtsH codes for MSSYSNLLKDISSGNIRSIIYVPARREVYVVFKDGSSSKVPVLPNDQKILRLAEESGTQLTVKDIRQEQAVASLFGNLTIVFLFIAALLFILKRTAGIANKTLGFVNSKDPIDDAEGPTTKFDDVAGISEALEDIKEIVTFLKSPQVFSKMGAKIPKGFLLIGPPGTGKTLLARAIAGEANVPFFSISASEFVELFVGVGASRVRQLFKKALEKSPSIIFIDEIDAIGRKRGSGIGGGNDEREQTLNQLLTEIDGFAENSGVIVIAATNRPDVLDNALIRPGRFDRKIEIGLPDRKGRLEILSVHARTKPLSEDVSLNAIALNTSGFSGADLSNLLNESAIIAARSNKTKISNIELNQALDKLTMGLIRNPLTNSSNKRIIAYNEVGKALVSFLIPTSEKLDKVSILPRSSKLGGYTRFTPDEELLDSGLITKRYLLSRLIRTLAGRAAEILVFGNQEITQVSINEISAATDLAREMITKYGFSKLGPVCLEMNQEEVFIGRSLISPSSSIAQKTITAIDQEVILLSKYCLEKAINLLKPFINEMDLMVNVLLEEETVSIERFTEVTGIEPQINSEI; via the coding sequence ATGTCGAGCTACAGCAATCTTTTAAAAGACATATCCTCAGGAAATATAAGGTCTATAATATATGTACCAGCAAGAAGAGAAGTATATGTAGTTTTTAAGGATGGCTCTTCTTCTAAAGTCCCAGTCCTACCAAATGATCAAAAAATATTGCGTTTAGCCGAAGAGAGTGGAACACAGTTAACAGTAAAAGATATTAGACAGGAACAAGCTGTTGCCTCCTTATTTGGGAATTTAACTATAGTTTTTCTATTTATTGCGGCACTTCTATTTATTCTCAAAAGGACTGCAGGTATTGCAAATAAGACCCTTGGATTTGTAAATAGCAAAGATCCAATAGACGATGCAGAGGGCCCTACAACAAAATTCGATGATGTTGCTGGTATATCTGAAGCATTAGAAGACATCAAGGAAATAGTCACATTTTTAAAATCACCCCAAGTCTTCTCCAAAATGGGAGCAAAAATCCCTAAAGGATTTCTACTCATTGGTCCTCCTGGAACCGGTAAAACTTTGCTAGCAAGGGCTATTGCAGGAGAGGCAAATGTGCCATTTTTCTCAATATCAGCCTCTGAATTTGTAGAGCTCTTTGTTGGCGTAGGGGCCAGTCGAGTAAGACAATTATTCAAAAAAGCATTGGAAAAATCTCCTTCCATAATCTTTATTGACGAAATAGATGCTATTGGAAGGAAGAGGGGAAGTGGAATAGGCGGAGGCAATGATGAAAGAGAACAAACCTTAAATCAACTACTTACAGAAATAGACGGATTTGCAGAAAACTCTGGGGTAATAGTTATAGCAGCTACAAATAGGCCAGACGTATTGGATAACGCCTTAATAAGGCCTGGTCGATTCGATAGAAAAATTGAAATTGGCCTTCCAGACAGGAAAGGAAGGCTTGAAATCCTCTCTGTTCATGCACGAACCAAGCCATTATCAGAGGATGTATCTCTAAACGCAATTGCTCTAAATACATCGGGTTTTTCTGGTGCAGATCTAAGTAATTTGTTAAATGAGTCAGCAATTATTGCAGCAAGATCAAATAAGACGAAAATAAGCAACATTGAGTTGAACCAAGCACTAGATAAACTAACCATGGGTTTAATAAGAAACCCCTTAACTAATTCATCAAATAAAAGAATAATTGCATATAACGAAGTAGGCAAAGCATTGGTTTCTTTTTTAATACCCACATCAGAGAAGTTAGACAAGGTATCTATTCTACCTAGAAGTTCAAAATTAGGTGGTTACACTCGATTTACACCTGATGAAGAGTTATTAGATAGTGGATTAATAACAAAGCGCTACCTTTTATCACGTTTAATACGAACGCTTGCAGGTAGAGCAGCTGAAATCCTAGTTTTTGGTAATCAAGAAATAACGCAGGTTTCGATAAATGAAATATCAGCAGCAACAGATCTTGCTAGAGAGATGATAACCAAATATGGATTTTCAAAGCTAGGACCAGTTTGTCTTGAGATGAATCAAGAAGAAGTATTTATTGGCAGATCTCTTATTAGTCCGTCTAGTTCTATAGCTCAAAAAACAATTACAGCAATTGATCAAGAAGTAATCCTACTGTCTAAGTATTGTCTTGAAAAAGCAATTAATTTACTAAAACCATTCATAAATGAAATGGATTTAATGGTTAACGTACTTCTTGAAGAGGAAACTGTATCAATAGAGAGATTCACTGAAGTAACAGGTATAGAACCACAAATAAATTCAGAGATATAA
- the rpmF gene encoding 50S ribosomal protein L32, producing MAVPKKKTSKGKRNQRHSIWKAKAGIAAQKALSLGKSVLTGRSQGFVYPIDEQEEAEE from the coding sequence ATGGCTGTACCAAAGAAAAAGACCTCTAAGGGCAAGAGAAATCAGAGACATTCCATATGGAAAGCCAAGGCAGGCATTGCTGCTCAAAAGGCTTTGTCTTTAGGTAAGTCAGTTCTGACAGGAAGGTCTCAAGGCTTTGTATACCCTATTGATGAGCAGGAAGAGGCTGAAGAATAG
- a CDS encoding DUF565 domain-containing protein, with protein MVKHRTGYSQLIDRISDEFASSFSGSWRKRSIGLLSLLFGYYLASSLFAYYLQRTGQRVLIVPLIIIVIELLVRLKRIVKQPIKVYWLSIDNIRIGVTYAIVLEAFKLGS; from the coding sequence ATGGTTAAACATAGAACTGGTTATAGCCAATTAATTGACCGTATAAGCGACGAATTTGCATCTTCATTTTCCGGTAGTTGGCGAAAACGCTCTATAGGTCTACTAAGCCTCCTCTTTGGCTATTATCTAGCAAGTAGTTTGTTCGCTTACTACCTACAAAGAACAGGGCAAAGAGTCTTGATAGTTCCTTTAATAATTATTGTTATTGAGTTATTAGTAAGACTTAAGAGGATAGTTAAACAGCCAATAAAGGTCTATTGGCTCTCAATTGATAATATAAGAATAGGAGTTACCTATGCAATTGTTTTAGAAGCATTCAAACTAGGGTCTTAA
- a CDS encoding HAD-IA family hydrolase: MQQLKTVFWDLDGTIADTELTGHRVAFNQAFNKYSLDWNWSKDEYIQLLHFPGGRNRIKQYALLKGHTITDEQIKSIHQSKKYNYIELVRKGSIKIRPGVIRLLKELKENNVKQWIVTSSGKSSVKALLEAYKLNTFSGYVTSELVQLAKPSPECYIKALELSKSSTRNSIAIEDSIEGLRSASLANLNCIVTLSPWSKYKDSLYKAADIIVDHLGDYNKPSYIFKGLDSTSIIDYRTLENLLKKSLNG, encoded by the coding sequence ATGCAACAGCTTAAAACGGTATTTTGGGATCTCGATGGAACTATAGCAGATACAGAATTAACAGGTCATCGAGTAGCTTTTAATCAAGCATTTAATAAGTATTCTTTAGATTGGAACTGGTCCAAAGACGAATACATTCAACTTTTACATTTCCCTGGTGGAAGGAATAGAATCAAACAATATGCCCTACTAAAAGGACATACTATTACCGATGAACAAATAAAAAGTATTCATCAATCTAAAAAGTATAATTACATAGAATTGGTTCGGAAAGGGTCTATAAAAATAAGGCCTGGCGTTATTAGGTTGTTGAAGGAGTTAAAAGAAAATAATGTCAAACAGTGGATCGTTACATCTAGTGGTAAGTCCTCAGTAAAGGCTTTGCTAGAAGCTTATAAACTTAATACTTTTAGCGGTTATGTTACCTCAGAATTGGTCCAATTAGCTAAACCAAGTCCCGAGTGCTATATCAAAGCTTTGGAGCTTAGCAAAAGTTCCACCCGGAATTCAATTGCTATAGAAGACTCAATTGAAGGGTTGAGGTCTGCATCCCTGGCTAATTTAAATTGTATTGTCACTCTTTCGCCTTGGAGTAAATATAAGGATTCGCTTTATAAAGCTGCAGATATTATAGTTGATCATCTGGGAGACTATAACAAACCATCATATATTTTTAAAGGTTTAGATTCAACTTCTATAATAGATTATAGGACTTTAGAAAATCTACTAAAAAAGTCACTAAATGGTTAA